The Maridesulfovibrio salexigens DSM 2638 region GTCAACCTCGGCACTTTCCAATAGAATTCCCGGCGCATCACCGACCAAGCCTAGATACAGACTGATCGGAGTCTGCGTATCAGCCGGCAACCATTTGCCATACTGAGTTAGTTCAATCTTCATCTTGAGTTTCTCCGTATCCGGTTAGTTTTTATTAATAAGTTGTTCAAAAAGTGCCAGATGCAAGGCGCAATAAAAGTTTAAGGCCGAAGCGTATCTAAATACATGAGGATTTAAACTTTTTGCAGCAACGCCGCAGATGGTGCTTTTTCAACAACTTATTGTAATCGCTCACACCAATTTTATATATAAAAAAAAGACCGCGTTCCGGGAGAACGCGGTCTTTATCTTTTTTAGATGCACTTCTCCCTAGGTATTGTTGTCACGCCACCACCAAGAAGCACGGTCTGCAAGCAGGTCCATATCACCTGCGGCAGCCAAAGAGAGAAAAGAACGGAACAGACGAGTAGCTTCCTGACTGTACTGGTTGGCATCAGTAATAGTCCCGAATAAATCGCTGTCCTGAGTGACCATCTTGCGTGCGGATTCGAGTCTGCGCTTGAAAGAAGGGGTCACAAACTTTTTAATATTGGGAATTTCGCGGGAACAGGCCAGAAATGCAATTGTGGAACTGAAGTTCAGGGCCTGAATCATAGCCATAGCTTTATCGTGCTCTTCAACAGAAGATTCAAAAGCGCCGAAATTGAGACGCTCAAAGAAATCCTTCACAGCCAGCATCGCCGGACGATCTTCTTCACGCTCTGCAACAAGTGCAACAGTGGGATCAAAATCAGCAGGAATCACCGGTCCGAACAAGGGATGAGTACCTACCACGGGACCATCGTAAGCACGAAGCATCTGCTGGACCGGACGCCCTTTGACCGAACCTACATCAGAGAGGATCGCACCCTTTTTCAAATGCGGAATAACCACGGGCAGGACCTCGTCCATAACCGTCACCGGAATGCACAGGATAACCAAATCGGTATCCGGCAGGCGGCGGGCCATCTTTTCCTCGTCGAGCGGAGTGTCAAAACGGTAGACCATCAGTCCGGCCCGTTCAGCAGTGAGCGCGAGGAAGCCCCCCATCTGGCCCCTAGACCCGATGATGGCTACACTATGTATTTTCTCAAACTCGCACTCCATGACTAACAACCATTTCCTTTTTTAACTTTTTCCCATTCATCCCAGAAACCGGGGAAAGATTTTGCAACACAACCGGGCTCAGCCGGGATTGATTCAATACCTGCCATAGCGAAAATCGCAGTACACATGGCAAGGCGGTGATCATCATAGGTATCGAAAACTATACGTTCACCTTTCTTGAGAGGTGCCGGGATAATGGTAATGGAATCAGCGGTAATCTCGGCCTTGCCGCCTGCGCGCATGACTTCGGCAGCACTTGCTTCGAGACGGTCACATTCCTTGATACGCAGGTGGGCTACATTGGTGATGGTAGTCGGGCTGTCCGCAAAGGCGGCAGCGACAGCTACGGTAGGCACCAGATCAGGGCACTTGCTCATGTCCACCTCAACGCCGTGCAGCTTGGAGGGGTAAACAGTTACGCTGTGATCGTCACTTTCGATCTTCGCGCCCATGGATTCAAGGATGTACATGATTGCCCTGTCTCCTTGAAGGGAATTTACGTTCATCCCTTCAATCTTAACAGGATTGTTACCTACAGCCCCGGCAGCGAGGAAGTAGGAAGCATTCGACCAGTCACCTTCAACGCGGTATTCATCGCGGTCGAACTTGGAGGGCTCGACTACAAAACGAATTTCGCCGGGAACAACCTTCTCAACTTTTCTCCAGTCGGTCTTTTTCCATACACCGTCTTTCTTGGCCTGAACCTCAAACTTAACTCTGAAATCTTCCATAACGTTGAGGGTCAGGGCAACGTAAGGCCATGATACAGCTTTCTCGCCAATCACATTGATGATGGTGGTTTCATCGGCTAGAGGTGCGCCAAGCAGCAAGCCGGAAAGGTACTGGCTGGACTCCTCAAGTGAGATATCCATTTGCTTACCTTTGAATCCGGAAGCCTCAAGAGTTACCGGAGGGTAACCCTGTTTATCGGAGAAGGTTACCTTGGTGCCCTGTGATTCAAGCGCACTGGTCAAAGCTCCGATGGGACGGTCGTGCATGCGCGGTGTACCCTGCACCCTGAAAAGTCCCTTACCTGCACCGGCAAGAGCAGTGATCAAACGGCAGGTGGTGCCGGAGTCACGCATTTCCAGAACCGCAGGTTCCTTGGCACCGCCCTTGGGACCGCCGTCCATACCGGTAACGGTAGTGGCTGTTCCATCAATATTGAACTTCGCGCCCATAGTGCTCAGGCAATCCATGGTCCGGTTGATGTCGTTGCTATCGAGAGGATCAAGTACAACGGTGGAGCCTTCAGACAAAGCACCGGCAATCAACGCCCTGTGTGACAGGGATTTTGATGATGGAGCTTTTACTACGATTACATTTTCAGAAGTCATTTTATATATTCCCGGCTAAATGAGCCTAGTAAAAAAATCTTTGTTTTTAAAATTTACTGCCGTCTTGTGAACCTGCGGGGTAACTGCCGAGTATTTTAAAAGTCAGGCAGCGTGCTTTAAGATCCTCGATAAGTGAAGCGTGCTCTTCGGCACCGAGATCACCTTGCAGATCAACGAAAAACATATACTTCCACTTTTCACCGAGAGCAGGCCGGGACTCAAGCTTGGTCATGTTTATGTCATGACCGGAAAGCTCATTGAGGACTTCCACAAGTGCACCGGGACGGTCCGGAGTAGTGAAAAGCAGTGAAGTTTTGTCACGCTTATCTTCTTGACCGGGCTTAGGGCCGATGATCAGGAAGCGGGTCCAGTTGTCCGGCAAATCTTCGATGGCCTCTGCGACTACATGCAGACCGAAAAGATTAGCCAATTTTAAATGTCCGACTGCAGCTACGGGGTCATCGCTATCAGCTACCATCTGGGCAGCCTTGGCAGTGGACTCTACAGACACGAGCTCTGCACCGGGCATGTTGGCACGAAGCCATCCGGTGCATTGCTCTAGTGCCTTGGAGTGTGAGTAGACCGTTTTGATCTCGCTGATGTCGGCACCCTTGGTCATCAGTCCGTGGCTGATACGATGATACAGCTCGGCCTGAATGAACACCGGATAGCGCATGAACAGATCAACGTTCTGCCCGACCGTTCCCTTGAGCGAATTTTCAAGGGGGATAATGCCGAGGTCGGCTTCGCCCTTGGAAACGGCCACAAAAATATCTTCAAAATTATTTTTAGGGAGCAGGTCAGCCTGACGTCCCATGTGCTGTAGTCCGGCAAAATATGAAAATGTCCCTTCGGGGCCTAGATAGACCACACGCTCAGGCCTTTGCAGCCTGCGGGAGGAAGAAATAATTTCGCGATAAATTGCTTCAAGGTGCTCAGGGGGGAGAGTTCCGGGATTGCGCTTGATTAGACCGCGCAGCACTTCCTGCTCCCGGAAAGGCTTGAAAATCTGATCAGATGATCCGGCCTTTATAGCTCCAACTGCGAGAGACGCAGCGGCACGTTTGTTGAGAAGCTCTAGAATTTCACTGTCGAGGGAATCGATTTCCACCCGCAGATCGCCAAGATTTTTTTTGCTGGACTGTGACATTTTATTATTAATCCTCTGAAATTTCTTCTTTGATGCGCATGCCGAAATGGCGGCCCGCTTCATCAATACGGCAAAGAACTTCATCGCCTTCTTTCAATGTTACCACACTTACAGGTTCACCGTCACCGCTTACAACTCTGATGGTCTCAGCGTTCTGAAGGAAAACCTTGCCGGAAACCGGACCTTCCGGGGTCTGGACCTCGGCGGTGATCAGCAGCATGGGACGAACTTCAAGTTTGCTGCGTCCGACAACTGCTACGGAAGTCTCGCCGCTTTTATCAACAACCAGCACCTCGGAACCGGAACGCAGTTCTTCGAGATAAGTGGTCTTGTCGCCGGGCAGAATGGCGTAGGCATGAACAGCCCCGGCATTAACCCGGAAAGGACGCGCTGCAACGTAAGGGTTGGATTCGGTTTCAGCATGCACGAGAAAGGTGAAGGCGGAAGAATTTCCGGTAAGGATTCCCTGTCCTTTCTTGAGCTTGGAAGTGGTATCCACACAGACCCTGTGGGCCAGACCTGCGGATTCGATGCTGGTTACTGTTGCTTTCTGAAGTTCCATCTTACCCTGCGAGAGTTTCAGTTCGGCTACAATCTGCTTAAGATCAGCAGCGCCTTCGGGAGTTACTACGATTGAATCAGCACCACGTTCCATAACCGATGCAGCAAGTCTTGCGCGGTCAAGTGATTCAGCTTCAAGGGCAAGGGCATCAATCTGGGCAAGCAGGTTTTCAACCGGGATAATCTCCCAACCTGCGGCGAGACAAACGTCTTTACCTTTTTTGTCAAGATCAACCGCAACTGCTTCGTCAGCCTTTTCGTTGATAGCTACACAAGGCATTTCTTCCGGAGTAATTACAGAGACTCGCCCGAGAGATTCAACGGTTTCCTTGTCTTCAGGAGAAGTGAGAATGGCATCCACTCCGGACTCCAGTGCAAGGCTGAGAAGCTTTTTATCAAAAGGGATCGCTTTGAATATAATCTTTTTCATTTTCCGTTCCTAAACTATTCGCCGATGTGTGCGAGAGCGTTATCTACAGTTTCATCTTCGTGTACGATCATGTGCAGGGCTTCTACCAGTTTAACGCGGTTTTCATGCTGGAAGACATTGCGGCCAACAGAAAGTCCGGCGCCGCCAGCTTCGATGGAATCTGAAACCATCTGCAGGAAATCGCGGGTGGAATCGAGCTTGGGCCCCCCAGCGATTACTACCGGGATGCAGCATCCTTCAACCACGTCTTTGAAACTTTCAACATCGCCGGTGTAGGGAACTTTTACGATATCAGCACCGAGTTCTTCGCCTGCGCGGGCGCAATGGGCAACAACTTCGGGATCGAATTCGTCTTTGATCTGAGGACCGCGGGCGTAAACCATTGCCAGCACCGGAACACCCCAGCTGGTAGCGGCGGAAGCAACTTCACCGAGATCGGAAAGCATCTG contains the following coding sequences:
- a CDS encoding 3-dehydroquinate synthase II family protein; this encodes MKKIIFKAIPFDKKLLSLALESGVDAILTSPEDKETVESLGRVSVITPEEMPCVAINEKADEAVAVDLDKKGKDVCLAAGWEIIPVENLLAQIDALALEAESLDRARLAASVMERGADSIVVTPEGAADLKQIVAELKLSQGKMELQKATVTSIESAGLAHRVCVDTTSKLKKGQGILTGNSSAFTFLVHAETESNPYVAARPFRVNAGAVHAYAILPGDKTTYLEELRSGSEVLVVDKSGETSVAVVGRSKLEVRPMLLITAEVQTPEGPVSGKVFLQNAETIRVVSGDGEPVSVVTLKEGDEVLCRIDEAGRHFGMRIKEEISED
- the pheA gene encoding prephenate dehydratase, whose translation is MSQSSKKNLGDLRVEIDSLDSEILELLNKRAAASLAVGAIKAGSSDQIFKPFREQEVLRGLIKRNPGTLPPEHLEAIYREIISSSRRLQRPERVVYLGPEGTFSYFAGLQHMGRQADLLPKNNFEDIFVAVSKGEADLGIIPLENSLKGTVGQNVDLFMRYPVFIQAELYHRISHGLMTKGADISEIKTVYSHSKALEQCTGWLRANMPGAELVSVESTAKAAQMVADSDDPVAAVGHLKLANLFGLHVVAEAIEDLPDNWTRFLIIGPKPGQEDKRDKTSLLFTTPDRPGALVEVLNELSGHDINMTKLESRPALGEKWKYMFFVDLQGDLGAEEHASLIEDLKARCLTFKILGSYPAGSQDGSKF
- the aroA gene encoding 3-phosphoshikimate 1-carboxyvinyltransferase, with product MTSENVIVVKAPSSKSLSHRALIAGALSEGSTVVLDPLDSNDINRTMDCLSTMGAKFNIDGTATTVTGMDGGPKGGAKEPAVLEMRDSGTTCRLITALAGAGKGLFRVQGTPRMHDRPIGALTSALESQGTKVTFSDKQGYPPVTLEASGFKGKQMDISLEESSQYLSGLLLGAPLADETTIINVIGEKAVSWPYVALTLNVMEDFRVKFEVQAKKDGVWKKTDWRKVEKVVPGEIRFVVEPSKFDRDEYRVEGDWSNASYFLAAGAVGNNPVKIEGMNVNSLQGDRAIMYILESMGAKIESDDHSVTVYPSKLHGVEVDMSKCPDLVPTVAVAAAFADSPTTITNVAHLRIKECDRLEASAAEVMRAGGKAEITADSITIIPAPLKKGERIVFDTYDDHRLAMCTAIFAMAGIESIPAEPGCVAKSFPGFWDEWEKVKKGNGC
- a CDS encoding prephenate dehydrogenase, with product MECEFEKIHSVAIIGSRGQMGGFLALTAERAGLMVYRFDTPLDEEKMARRLPDTDLVILCIPVTVMDEVLPVVIPHLKKGAILSDVGSVKGRPVQQMLRAYDGPVVGTHPLFGPVIPADFDPTVALVAEREEDRPAMLAVKDFFERLNFGAFESSVEEHDKAMAMIQALNFSSTIAFLACSREIPNIKKFVTPSFKRRLESARKMVTQDSDLFGTITDANQYSQEATRLFRSFLSLAAAGDMDLLADRASWWWRDNNT
- a CDS encoding 2-amino-3,7-dideoxy-D-threo-hept-6-ulosonate synthase, with translation MQIGKSVRMERILNRNTGRTIVVPMDHGISVGPLKGLRSMRRAVNDMVKGGANAVLMHKGLVRCSHREEGGDVGLIVHLSASTCLSPLPNKKTLVGTVEDALRLGADAVSVHVNLGDEAEAQMLSDLGEVASAATSWGVPVLAMVYARGPQIKDEFDPEVVAHCARAGEELGADIVKVPYTGDVESFKDVVEGCCIPVVIAGGPKLDSTRDFLQMVSDSIEAGGAGLSVGRNVFQHENRVKLVEALHMIVHEDETVDNALAHIGE